The genomic region GGACGGCGTCTTGTCGAGCACCTCGGTCTCGCCGTAGATCGTGTCACCGTGGAACGTCGGCTTCACGTGCCGCAGCGACTCGATCTCCAGGTTGGCGATCGCCTTGCCGGAGACGTCGGGCACGGACATGCCCAGCAGCAACGAGTAGATGTAGTTGCCGACGACGACGTTCTTGCCGAAGTCCGTCGTGTTCTCCGCGTAGTTCACGTCCATGTGGAGCGGGTGGTGGTTCATCGTGAGCAGGCAGAACAGGTGGTCGTCGTACTCGGTGACCGTCTTGCCCGGCCAGTGCTTGTAGACCGCTCCGACCTCGAACTCCTCGTAGTACCGACCGAACTGCACCGCGCCTCCAACTACGTGTGATCGAGATCTGTGTCAGGTGGGGAGACAGTGTTATGGGAGGGGGAGTACCCTCGGCAACCGGTGTGTGAGGATTTCCACCACTGTCGATTTCGCCCCGAGGAGGTGAGGACCCCTAAATGAGCAAGGACCCCCACCCTGCCAGTACCAAGCGCGTCCTCACCGAGGTGGCCCGCTAGATCGTTCCAGTTCTAGGCGGTTCGAGCTTCCCCGGTCAGGACGCCCGTCGTTTTCTCGGTCTCCGACGACGTGTGGCCCTGGAGGAACTCACCATGCCCAGCCTGCCCTCGATCCGCGGACGTGGCGCTGCGCAGCGCCCTGCTCCGCACATCTCCGTGCCGTTGTCGCACTACGTGGTCGACTGCGCGGTCTACGTCGACGGCAAGCGCTTGCCAGGCCGGTGGACGCACACCGACGCGGTGAAAGAGGTCCGCAAGCGCAAGGACGGGTTCGTCTGGATCGGTCTGCACGAGCCGGACGCCGAGCAGATCGAGGGCATCGCGGAGACGTTCGGGCTGCACGAGCTCGCCGTCGAGGACGCGGTCCACGCGCACCAGCGCCCGAAGCTCGAGCGCTACGACAACACGCTCTTCATGGTGTTCAAGACCGTGCGGTACGTGACGAACCCCTCGCCGGACACCGCCAACGAGATCGTCGAGTCCGGCGAGATCATGGTGTTCCTGGGCAAGGACTTCGTCATCACCGTGCGGCACGGCAACCACTCCGGGCTCTCCAAGCTGCGCCACGTGCTGGAGGCCGACCCGGAGCGCCTGGAGATCGGCCCCGCCGCGGTGCTGCACGCCATCGCCGACCAGGTGGTCGACAACTACCTCGAGGTCACCGACCACATCGAGGACGACATCGACCGCATGGAGGAACGGGTCTTCGCGCCGCGCACCGAGGTGAGCGCCGAGCAGATCTACCTGTTCAAGCGCGAGGTCGTGGAGCTGCGCCGCGCGGTGATGCCGCTCGCGAACCCGTTGCGCCGCTTGGCGGAGGGCTACACGCCGCTCATCCCGGAGCAGGTCCGCGCGTTCTTCCGCGACGTCGACGACCACCTCACCGAGGTCTCCGAGCGCGTCACGGCGTTCGACGAGCTGCTGACCACGCTGGTCGACGCGACGCTCGCGAAGATCACGCTGCAGCAGAACACCGACATGCGCAAGATCACCTCGTGGGTCGCGATCATCTCCGTGCCCACCATGGTCGTCGGTGTGTACGGCATGAACTTCGACTACATGCCCGAGCTGAAGTGGAAGTTCGGCTATCCCCTGGTGATGAGCCTGGTCCTCATCGCCTGCCTCACGCTCTACCGAATACTGCGCCGAAATCGCTGGCTGTGAATCCCGGTTTCGCCCGCTTTTGTTCGTGTAGAAGGGTTTTGTCATGACCAG from Lentzea guizhouensis harbors:
- a CDS encoding MaoC family dehydratase, producing the protein MQFGRYYEEFEVGAVYKHWPGKTVTEYDDHLFCLLTMNHHPLHMDVNYAENTTDFGKNVVVGNYIYSLLLGMSVPDVSGKAIANLEIESLRHVKPTFHGDTIYGETEVLDKTPSKSKDDRGVVYVETRGYKQDGTVVCIFRRKVMVPKKSYGDARGGEQPGRPQPKE
- the corA gene encoding magnesium/cobalt transporter CorA; its protein translation is MPSLPSIRGRGAAQRPAPHISVPLSHYVVDCAVYVDGKRLPGRWTHTDAVKEVRKRKDGFVWIGLHEPDAEQIEGIAETFGLHELAVEDAVHAHQRPKLERYDNTLFMVFKTVRYVTNPSPDTANEIVESGEIMVFLGKDFVITVRHGNHSGLSKLRHVLEADPERLEIGPAAVLHAIADQVVDNYLEVTDHIEDDIDRMEERVFAPRTEVSAEQIYLFKREVVELRRAVMPLANPLRRLAEGYTPLIPEQVRAFFRDVDDHLTEVSERVTAFDELLTTLVDATLAKITLQQNTDMRKITSWVAIISVPTMVVGVYGMNFDYMPELKWKFGYPLVMSLVLIACLTLYRILRRNRWL